The Xenopus laevis strain J_2021 chromosome 4L, Xenopus_laevis_v10.1, whole genome shotgun sequence genomic sequence AATACCCTCAAAGAGGTCAGAATTCGGGTGGAATTGGAAAAGGCCTAGTGTCCTAGGAGGTCTACGGGTACAGAGATGAGAAGGGAACAGGTATGCACTCCTTATCCACAGttatttcaaagttaaaaacaaacagtGCTGTGTAGGTTTTGTGTCCCTACATAGCACTATATGTTTAACGCTTTAAATATAGGTTAATGTAGATAAGGAGTGTAGACCTTTCCCCTGCCTCTTTTGATGGCTGAATTTACCAAAGTTCCCTTAGCTCAAGCCAAGTGACGCTGTTGAGGGTGAGCTTTACCTTTTTGTCTTTACCCACAAGAGACATCACCTTGACTTCTCGCATTCGTCCTGCCCTGCCCCGCCCCAAAATACTGATTTCCCTTTTAGCTTATAGAGACTTTCAGTGGCTCGACGGGACTATTAGGGTTAATGTGGTGCGTGGGTCTGGGTGTTAGGAACAACAGAGAACCTGCTAGTATATACGAGCATAAGGTACTGAAtaagaatttaaaggaaaactatacccccaaaatgaatacttgagcaacagtttatatcaaattaagcgccatattaaagaatcttaccaaactggaatatatatttaagtaaatattgccctttaacatctcttgccttgaacccccatttagtgagggtctctgtgctgcctcagagatcacctgaccagaaataatacaactctaactgtaacaggaagaagtgttaaagcaaaaggcagaattctgtctgttaattggctcatgtgaactaacaaGTATATAGTTTGTTTGCACGGTGAATCCTacgattccagggggcggcccttattttttttaaaatggcttttctatttttgattacccaatggcacatactactagaaaagtatattattatgaaaatggtttattttcatgaagcagggttttacatattagcccttttatgcaatatctttttataaagacctacgttgtttggggggtatagttttcctttaatgggcaCACATCTTTGCAGCTACTGCTAAGCCTAGTAATCATAAATAAAGCACTAAGACTCATGTCACATATGGTGTGTCTATGACTTTGTAGAAATGTGTGGCTACTACACAATGGAGGATACAGTATATGGAGAGAGTATATGGAGAGCACCTCACCTCTTTGATAGCATCTTTAGATAAGGCTCCAGGCAAATCTTGTTTGTTGGCGAATACAAGTAATGTCGCCCCAGCCAATCGCTGCAGAGAAAGAAAGAACAATATTACATTCATAATTATATTGCAGATCTTTTCTGCCTCCAAGCAGCTCGTGTATATGGATAATGAAACGAGTCTCAGAATatgaatggcgtctttgaatcaGTGCATTGTCACACGTTCACATGAAACCACCCACCTCTTCCAGTAGCAGCCCAGATAGTTCTTGAGCACAATCCTGCAAACGTGCACGGTCTGCGCTGTCCACCACCCAGATCAAACCATCGGTGCTCTCAAAGTAATTTCTCCAGTATGAACGCAAGGACTTCTGACCACCCACATCCCACATGTTCAGCTTAAATCTACACAATCAAACATGATAGAGGTCACACTAATGTATAATTAGGATACAATATAGTGAAATGAAGCTAAACATGTACAGGTGCATCACGCAGTATCTAATTATATCTAAgcagcatattattattattattaataacaacatGTATATTTAATAGCTAAGGATAGTGAAGAGAATAGAGGAGTGATAAACAATTGGTGGTAGGGCACTACAAGGAAAACTGTaccaaaaaaaaggggggttaatATCTATGATGtgtgtaaaggaacagtaacaccaaaaaatgaaagtgttttaaagtaacaaaaatatcatgtactgttgccctgcactggtaaaactgatgtttgcttcagaaacactactttagttcatataaataaactgctgtgtagcaatggcagaaatttaaaaaaaagtctatatggcacaggttaaatagtggataacagataatattatgttctacagagcttatctgctgtgtaacctgagcattttcttctttgaatggctgccctcattgctacagagcagcttatttatataaacaatagtagtgtttctgaagcaaacatatcagttttaccagtgcagggcaacactgaattatatttttattactttaatacactttcattttttggtgttactgttcctttacacaCATCATAGATATGGTATCGTAGAAAGAGAAATGACTGACCCTCTGTGCTCCAGCGTTTTGATGTTGAATCCAAGCGTTGGTGAAATGGTGTTGATATCCTCGCCATTAAACTTCTTCAGTATGGTTGTTTTACCGGCATTATCTAAACCTCTGGTAACATGCAGGTTAAGGGAAACAGGCATAATACATATACTACATATACTACAGGTCAAACCATGGATCCAGCACAGGCAAGTTATTATAACCAGAAAACAATAGAATATTCTCATCTGCATTCTTAATAATCTAGTCTAATAATACTTTGCCTAGCTTAAAAAAATAGACTGTAACAGTTGCTAGTGGCTACTCTCCTATTGCACATTTGAACCCCACAAGTCTACCTTGTACAGAAGTGTCATCTATATTTTGGTGATAATTCAAGTACAAGCCAAATCCCCTTTCATCTTAAAATCCAAGCTGCCAcatccagctgttgctgaaccacAACTAAAACCATTCCTGGTAGAGGTGGCCTTTAGCCGCAGAGAAAGTGTTAGTTTAACACAAGCTGGAGAAatttaaatattagggatgcaccgaatccacctctgaaagattcgggcgaataccaaactgaatccgaatttgcatatgcaaattaggggtgggaaggggaaaatattttttactgccttgttttgtgacaaaagtcacgcgatttccctccctgcccctaatttgcatatgcaaaataggattcagttcggcagggcagaaggattctgctgaaaaaggccgaatcccgaacaaatacatatacaatccAGCTGAGCCACACGCCTTCATTTATAAAAGgtaaaatgtagcatttatttCTCAATATAAAATGGACATAACAAACGACATTGCATTGTCTCAAAAGATACTCATCTATCCGGAGGCTGCACGATGTTTCGGGGGCCGACTGCTCCCTTTCTCAATTTTGTCTCAGATGAATTTACAGAATGAGTCTCCAGTGTATCTTTAAATCCTGCAACTATCATAATTGCAGCCTTTTCAAACAAAGAGGATGATTCATAAAAACTCGGTATATATCCAACCAAAAAGATGGCGTAGTCCTGCTTGGGAAGTATGCTTCCATCACATGATGACGCCAGTTACGTCGCCACATCATGGGACTGAGTACTATAAATGAAGGCGTGCAGCTCAGCTGGATTGtacttatatatagtgaataaagtaccccctcttgtaaatgataaggatattatcagttaCCGAGGAttttcatgaacatataaaaacgaggctgaaggccaagtgtttttatacaggtcatggaactccgaggtgacttctaatatcctcatattttgcaacagggggtactttatttattataatacacaagattcaatgagtcatgtgacagaaattacatcactactcaccatttataactgatgacatcactactcaccgtttataaggatatcatttacaagatcaCTTTAGTAAAAAATTCACTCACCTGGGAACTTTCCCCTCTGAGTACTGTGTCACAATCTTGACTACTTATGCAAGGGATCCCTTGCAGCTGTCCAGGACTGCTGCATAGGGAGTGGGGTATAGTAAAATTATTTTACTATATTGTACAAAAGCCAATCAAGATAGCCGCAAGGGATCCATTGGACAAgcagttaaagaggttgttcacctttgatttaaaggggttgttcacctttgagataacttttagtatgatatagagcagggatccccaaccagtagagcgagcaacatgttgctctccaaccccttggatgttgctcccagtggcctcaaagcaggtgcttatttttgaatttcaggcttggaggtaagttttagttgtataaaaaccaggtgcactgccaaatagcgTCTCCTGTAGGTTGCCTTTCCACATAGGGgaaaccaaatagccaatcacagcccttatttggcacccaggaactttttgcatgcctgtgttgctccccaactctttttattttggaCTCATGTGGCTCAtggctaaaaaaggttggggacccctgatgtagatggtgatattttaagacaatttgcaaatggttttaattttttattatctaaggtttttgagttatttacttttttattcagcagttcttcaatctgcattttaagcagtctggttactagcgtgcaaattcccctagcaaccgtgcattgatttaaataagagaatatgaataggagagagaaaAATGAGGAATAacaagtaacaacaacaatatatttgtcgccttacagagcatttgtttttttagaagggggtcaaagacgcccatttgaaaagctgcaaagagtccgaaaaaaaggcaaataactataaaaaatagataatgataaCCAAttcaagttgcttagaattggacattctataaaatactaaaagttaccttaaaggtgagccaccccttaaGAGTGGTATTCttagacaatctgcaattgtttttttttattagtgtggttttaaagtttttattcagCGGCCCTCCAgtctgcattttcagcaatctggttgctaggctcctaATTACCCCGGCAACCACGCACTGGTTTGAAGAGGAGACGGGAATAGAAATAGGAGAAATAACAAGGCATTTGTAGCCCTGTagagaatttttcttttttaaaatggggtcagtgatcctcataatgaagaccaatggaaaagttgcttagaatcggccattctataacctacggAAGGTTAATTTAAATAGGTGGGTCAGTGGCTAAGAAGAAGCACAAATTTGAGATCATATGTATCTCACCTCAAAAGCTGAGTGTCCAGAACACTTAAACCACACCCTAACTGTATCACTGTCTGCAGAACTTATTGCTCTTATATAGGATCTGTCTGTCTCCCTCCGCCCATTCAAGAAACTGAACACAACAGCATGGATACAGCATGAGCAGCCGAACCTCCCGTTCCTTCTGCTTCATTTTCTTTAGGATAGTCAGCAACCCCATGATGCTCAGCCGGCGCTTCTTTCTTCCCAGGCTTCCTGTCAAAGAAGCCGACAATCAGATGCAAAGTTCTTTCACTTCCGCCCCTGCAATTGGTATTTGCGTACTGCGTAGGTCTGTCTTTACCGCACAGCGCCTTACAGCAAACCAACAAGCAGACCAATGAACGCGAACTAAGCGTGTTGCTATAGAGACAAAGCTTTAGCGCTTTTTTTTCAACAACTTTATTTACACCGACAAAATATGATACGCTGTCTGTTATATGCTTTAATAAAGGTGTTTGCGTGATTCATATACTGTCATTTAAAACGTTCgactttttttactataaagaagaataaatgaactgaaattaaaaaaaaaaaaaaaaaagaaagaaagattacaTAGGCTCGGGTATCTGGGAGTTTTCATTGGTGGACGGTTGTCAAGGTGACGTTGCGTGGCCGGCGTGC encodes the following:
- the arl2.L gene encoding ADP ribosylation factor like GTPase 2 L homeolog, translated to MGLLTILKKMKQKEREVRLLMLGLDNAGKTTILKKFNGEDINTISPTLGFNIKTLEHRGFKLNMWDVGGQKSLRSYWRNYFESTDGLIWVVDSADRARLQDCAQELSGLLLEERLAGATLLVFANKQDLPGALSKDAIKEAMELDNIKTHHWCIQGCSAVTGENLLTGIDWLLDDISSRIFTAD